A single window of Desulfurellaceae bacterium DNA harbors:
- a CDS encoding ATP-binding cassette domain-containing protein, with amino-acid sequence MLPLRASRLVYGVNGTALIRGIDLRLEAGPRTVIMGANGAGKSLLLRLLHGLLQPTSGTIAW; translated from the coding sequence TTGCTGCCGCTGCGGGCGAGCCGTCTGGTGTATGGCGTGAACGGAACCGCGCTGATCAGAGGGATCGACCTGAGGCTGGAAGCCGGTCCCCGCACCGTGATCATGGGAGCTAACGGCGCGGGCAAAAGCCTGCTGTTGCGGCTCTTGCACGGGCTGCTGCAACCGACCTCGGGCACGATTGCGTGGG